From one Gadus morhua chromosome 8, gadMor3.0, whole genome shotgun sequence genomic stretch:
- the LOC115549133 gene encoding uncharacterized protein LOC115549133, translated as MYLDLTVSLIYLRKMLTDASPCETTDSVNAATVEDPLPYYTCDTGTQCILKPLGRSHGSMAAVKLEGIITRTSLLKDVRQLSPQHQTYSSEAFHSLILHFAPKHTGFSYHGMYSRLLLTALHYNCNANRETARISYGLERYSVRYPRFRKGAWVVVPIKEKASYGRQCHAVLSYFDICAQDICDIDLYTVFYHYYLQVMQRH; from the exons ATGTATTTAGACCTGACCGTGTCGCTAATCTATTTACGCAAGATGTTGACAGATGCCTCACCGTGTGAGACCACGGACAGTGTCAATGCTGCTACGGTAGAGGACCCCTTGCCCTACTACACTTGTGACACTGGGACACAGTGTATTTTGAAGCCCCTTGGAAGGTCTCACG GCTCAATGGCAGCAGTAAAACTGGAGGGTATCATCACAAGGACATCCTTACTGAAGGATGTTCGACAGCTGTCTCCGCAGCACCAGACTTACTCCTCTGAAGCCTTCCACTCCCTGATCCTGCACTTCGCGCCCAAGCACACTGGGTTTTCATACCATGGCATGTATAGCAG GCTTCTCTTAACGGCGCTGCATTACAACTGTAATGCGAACAGAGAGACCGCACGAATAAGCTATGGTTTGGAGAGGTATAGCGTGCGATATCCACGTTTCAGAAAAGGTGCCTGGGTAGTTGTTCCCATCAAAGAGAAGGCCTCATACGGTAGGCAGTGTCATGCAGTTCTATCATATTTTGACATTTGCGCACAAGACATCTGTGACATCGATCTTTATACagtattttatcattattatctgCAGGTTATGCAACGTCATTAA